From Candidatus Rubrimentiphilum sp., one genomic window encodes:
- a CDS encoding ParB/RepB/Spo0J family partition protein, whose product MSSAPKRGLGRGLGALLGDARATAAPASMAEGIREIPIDRIRPNPHQPRKRFDEEGLGELQASIAEHGVLVPILVRERGDGYELIAGERRWRACAGLQRANIPAIVRRSDDRESLEVAIVENLQREDLNALEEAAGISDLIESHNYTQEQVAKRLGKSRPTVTNALRILTLSEPIKALIADGQVSAGHAKALLGAPENTRLQLARRIASDGLSVRALEKIVARLQAPPAAKPAARHVSPDDRDFEDRLRRRLGARVALRRSGQGGAIEIRYADETDLMRIAELLLGSE is encoded by the coding sequence ATGAGCAGCGCGCCGAAGCGCGGTTTGGGCCGCGGGCTGGGCGCATTGCTCGGCGACGCGCGCGCCACGGCGGCGCCCGCCTCGATGGCCGAAGGCATCCGCGAAATTCCGATCGATCGCATCCGCCCCAATCCGCATCAGCCCCGCAAACGCTTCGACGAAGAAGGCTTGGGCGAGTTGCAGGCGTCGATCGCGGAGCATGGCGTGCTCGTCCCGATCCTGGTACGCGAACGCGGCGACGGCTACGAACTGATCGCCGGCGAGCGCCGCTGGCGGGCCTGCGCGGGCTTGCAGCGCGCCAACATTCCGGCGATCGTGCGGCGCAGCGACGATCGCGAAAGTTTGGAAGTCGCCATCGTCGAGAACTTGCAGCGCGAAGATCTCAACGCGTTGGAAGAAGCCGCCGGCATCTCGGACCTCATCGAGTCGCATAATTATACGCAGGAGCAAGTGGCAAAACGGCTGGGAAAGAGCCGCCCGACGGTCACCAACGCGTTGCGCATTCTCACGCTCTCCGAGCCGATCAAAGCGTTGATTGCGGACGGCCAAGTGAGTGCCGGCCACGCCAAAGCGCTCTTGGGCGCTCCCGAAAACACGCGGCTGCAGCTGGCGCGCCGGATCGCAAGCGACGGGTTAAGCGTGCGCGCTCTGGAAAAAATCGTCGCGCGTTTGCAAGCCCCGCCCGCAGCGAAACCGGCGGCGCGGCATGTGTCGCCGGACGATCGCGACTTCGAGGATCGCTTGCGGCGCCGGTTGGGCGCGCGAGTGGCGCTGCGCAGGTCCGGTCAGGGCGGCGCGATCGAGATTCGCTACGCCGACGAAACC